CTTAAATTTGACCTACCTAAAAATATCGTAGAACAGGAGATGGATCTTCAGTTTAGAAATTCATGGAATGATTTCACAAAAGAGGATATGGAGAAATTTAGAGAAGATAAAGATGCTTTGGCAAACAAAAGAGAGGAGTTTAGACCTGAGGCTGAAAAAAGCGTAAAGCTAACATTTATCGTTGATGAGCTTGCAAAACAGAGAAATGTTGAAGTAGCTGATCAAGAGGTTCTTCAAGCTGTTTATATGGAAGCATTTCAGTATGGTATAGATCCAAAAAAACATCTTGAAAGCTATAAAAATCAAGGAATTTTACCAGCTGTAAAAATGGCCTTAATAGAAGAAAAACTTTTTAAAGATCTTTTCAGTAAAGATAAAAAAGAGGACAAAAAAGAGACTAAAGAAGATAGTAAAGGGGAGTAAAATTGAGCTATTATATACCTTATGTAGTTGAAAAAAGTAGCCGTGGTGAGAGAAGTTATGATATTTACTCTCGCCTTTTAAAAGATAGGATTATAATGCTTGCTGGAGAGATAAATGATGATGTAGCAAGTGCTATCGTCGCCCAGCTACTTTTTTTAGAGGCTGAAGATCCTGAAAAAGATATATATCTATACATAAATAGCCCAGGTGGCGTTGTAACAAGCGGTCTTAGCATATATGATACGATGAATTATATAGCTCCAGATGTAAGTACGATTTGTATTGGTCAAGCTGCTTCTATGGGGGCTTTTTTACTAAGTTGTGGAACAAAGGGCAAAAGATTTGCTCTTCCAAATTCAAGAATCATGATACATCAGCCTTTAGGCGGAGCTCAAGGACAAGCAACTGATATAGAAATTCAAGCAAATGAAATTTTAAGAATCAAAAAAACATTAAATGATATATTGGCTAAAAATAGCGGTCAAAAGCTCTCTAAGATAGAAAAAGACACCGATAGAGATTTTTTTATGAGCTCAGAAGAAGCAGTAAAATATGGCTTAATAGATAAAGTCTTAGATAAGAGTCTTAAAAAATGATATTAGAAGTTTTAACATATCCAGATAAAAGGCTTTATGAAAAGTCATTAGAAGTTACTGAATTTGATGAAAAGCTTCATAAATTTTTAGACGATATGTATGAAACTATGATAGCTAAAAAAGGCATCGGACTTGCTGCTATTCAAGTTGGTGTTCCAAAAAGAGTGCTGCTTGTAAATTTGGCTAATGAAGATGGCATTCAAGATAAAGCTGACCTTCTTGAGATAATAAATCCTGAAATTTTAAGTAGTGATGGCGAAATTTGCTATGAAGAGGGGTGTTTATCTGTGCCTGAATTTTTTGAAGAAGTAACTCGCCCTGAGTTTATAAAGCTTAAATTTCAAGATCGCTTTGGCAAAGTTTGCCAGCTAGACGCTAATGGCTTAAAAGCAGTTTGTATCCAGCACGAAATAGATCATCTAAATGGACATCTATTTATAGAAAAGATAAGCTTTAAAAACAAAAAAAGATTTAGCAAAGAGTATAAAGAAAAACTTAAAAAGCAATGAAATCTCTAAAATGTGCAAGTTTTGATGGGAACTTACAAGTTGTAAATATAGAGTCCAAATTTCTAAATGCCTTGCCAAGCTTTAATATAATAGGTTTGGCAAATACCACAATAAAAGAGAGTGAAAACCGTGTTAAATCAGCACTTTTAACTCTAAATTTTAAATTTCCACCTCAAAAAATCATCATAAATTTAAGCCCTTCAGATATTCCAAAGCGCGGTAGCCACTTTGATTTAGCTATAGCTATACTTATTGCTTTGCAAAAAGAGAGTTTTGATGAGAGTTTTTTTGTATTTGGTGAGCTTGGACTTGATGGAAGCGTAAAAAGCACAAATTCTTTATTCTCAGTTTTGCTATTTTTAAGTAAACAAGTAATAAGTGCCAAAGTTATCGTTCCAAAAAGCATCGCTTTAAGGGCTGCTACTATTCCAAATTTTAGAGTTTTTGCAGTTGAAAATTTAGAAGATGGAATTAAATTTTTTATGGATGAAGAGTTTGCTAAGAGTTGTGAAGTAGTTGGCACTCATCCGCTATTTGCTAATACTCTTGAAATTTTAGGTAAAAATTATGTGCCTAACTTAGAATTTGAGCTTGATTTTAGTGATATAAAAGGACAAGCTAGAGCAAAAAGAGCAAGTTTAATCGCCGCAGCTGGATTTCATAATGTCTTATATGAAGGAAGCCCGGGTTGTGGTAAATCAATGTGTGCAAAACGCTTACGATACATTTTGCCACCACAAAGTATAGATGAGGTTATGCTTAGCGCAGCTTACGAAAGTCTTGATAATAAAGACGCTGATTTTTCAGCTCTTAGGCCATTTAGAAGCCCTCATCACACCTCTACAAGAGGGTCTATCTTTGGTGGTGGGTCAAATTTAGCTAGAGTTGGTGAGGTAGCTTTGGCAAATGGGGGTGAGCTATTTTTTGATGAGCTTCCACACTTTGGTAAGCAAATTTTAGAAAGTCTTAGAGAGCCATTAGAAGATAATAGAATTCTAATATCTCGCGTAAATTCAAAAACCAAATACCAAACTAAATTTCTTTTTGCAGCGGCAATGAATCCTTGTCCGTGCGGAAATCTTTTTAGCAAAACTCAAAGTTGTGTGTGCTCTGAAATGGAAATCAAACGCTACAAATCAACTATTTCAGCGCCTTTGCTTGATCGCATTGATCTATATGTGGCAATGGATGAAGTTAGCAAAGATGATAAAAGTAGCGTAACTAGCCAAGAGATGTATGAAAAAGTTTTGTATGCTTTTAAAGCTCAAAAAACAAGAGCACAAACTGAGCTAAACGCAAAACTTAGCGATCAAGATGTGGGTAAAATTTGCTTGCTTGATAGCGATGCTAAAAGCGTTCTTGATATGGCTATATCAAAGTTTAGTTTGTCTCAAAGAGGGATTAATAAAAGCTTAAAAGTTGCTAGAACTATTGCTGATTTGGCTGGAAAAGAAGTCATAGGAAAAAGTGAAATTTTAGAAAGCCTTAGTTTTAGGGTTAGGAGTTTAGGATGAAAAATCTATACCTAAGCAGTGCTAAATTTGACGAAAATTTAACTCAATATTATGGTCTAAATGAGGCTATTTTAATGGAAAATGCCGCAAATGCTATAGAGAATTTAGTTAGAAAAAAGTTAACTAAAGGCTCAAGATTGTTAGTTATAAGTGGTGGTGGAAATAATGGAGCTGATGGGCTTTGCGTGGCTAGAAAATTAGCAGGAGATTACGAAGTTAGTGTTATGTTAGTTAGTGATAAACTAAACGACATGGCAAAATTTCAGCTTAACATTTTAAAAAAATTGGGTGTAGATTTTATTTTTTCTTATAAAGAAGAGTTTAAATTTGATTGCTTTATAGATGCCATTTTTGGTAGTGGTTTTCATGGAGAACTATCAAACGAGATTGTAGAAATTTTAGATACTTTAAATTCTCAAAAAGGGCTTAAAATCGCTGTTGACATTCCAACGGGAATTGATAAATTTGGTGGCGTTAAAAGTGTAGCTTTTGTGGCTGATTATACTGTTACAATGGGGGCTTTAAAGCTTGGTTTATTTGGAGATTTGGCTAAAGATTTTGTTGGAAAGATAAAAGTAGCAAATTTAGGTGTTAGTAAAACTAAATTCCAAAGTGAAAAATCACCTTTTTATTTGCTAGAAAAAAGCGATTTAACTCTTCCAAACCGAACCAAACAAAACACTAACAAAGGCGATTTTGGTCATCTTTATATAGCAAGTGGAGAGATGAGTGGAGCAAGCATTATGGCTGGATTGGCAGCAAATGCTTTTGGTACTGGGCTTGTTAGTTTAGTTAGTAGTGAATATATATTAAATTTGCCACCATTTTTAATGCAAAAAAGCTCATTTAAAGATGCTAAATGCGTAGTTATAGGACCAGGACTAGGGGATGCTAAATTCGATCTAAAAGAACTAACTAACAAAAAAGTTGTTATTGATGCAGATCTATGCTACAGAAGTGAAATTTTAGAAATTTTAGATGAAAATTTTGTTATAACACCACATCCAAAGGAGTTTGTTAGTTTGTTAAAATTAGCTAACATTGCTGATATTAGTGTTAGTGATTTGCAGTTTAATAGATTTAAATACGCTC
The sequence above is a segment of the Campylobacter corcagiensis genome. Coding sequences within it:
- the def gene encoding peptide deformylase, whose product is MILEVLTYPDKRLYEKSLEVTEFDEKLHKFLDDMYETMIAKKGIGLAAIQVGVPKRVLLVNLANEDGIQDKADLLEIINPEILSSDGEICYEEGCLSVPEFFEEVTRPEFIKLKFQDRFGKVCQLDANGLKAVCIQHEIDHLNGHLFIEKISFKNKKRFSKEYKEKLKKQ
- a CDS encoding bifunctional ADP-dependent NAD(P)H-hydrate dehydratase/NAD(P)H-hydrate epimerase encodes the protein MKNLYLSSAKFDENLTQYYGLNEAILMENAANAIENLVRKKLTKGSRLLVISGGGNNGADGLCVARKLAGDYEVSVMLVSDKLNDMAKFQLNILKKLGVDFIFSYKEEFKFDCFIDAIFGSGFHGELSNEIVEILDTLNSQKGLKIAVDIPTGIDKFGGVKSVAFVADYTVTMGALKLGLFGDLAKDFVGKIKVANLGVSKTKFQSEKSPFYLLEKSDLTLPNRTKQNTNKGDFGHLYIASGEMSGASIMAGLAANAFGTGLVSLVSSEYILNLPPFLMQKSSFKDAKCVVIGPGLGDAKFDLKELTNKKVVIDADLCYRSEILEILDENFVITPHPKEFVSLLKLANIADISVSDLQFNRFKYAQIWSEKFRSVLVLKGANTIIVQNEKLFVSNFGSPALSKGGSGDVLAGMIGALLAQNYSVLNASISSVIAHGLAAQKFRANLYGLNPLDIIEELKWL
- the clpP gene encoding ATP-dependent Clp endopeptidase proteolytic subunit ClpP; translated protein: MSYYIPYVVEKSSRGERSYDIYSRLLKDRIIMLAGEINDDVASAIVAQLLFLEAEDPEKDIYLYINSPGGVVTSGLSIYDTMNYIAPDVSTICIGQAASMGAFLLSCGTKGKRFALPNSRIMIHQPLGGAQGQATDIEIQANEILRIKKTLNDILAKNSGQKLSKIEKDTDRDFFMSSEEAVKYGLIDKVLDKSLKK
- a CDS encoding YifB family Mg chelatase-like AAA ATPase, which encodes MKSLKCASFDGNLQVVNIESKFLNALPSFNIIGLANTTIKESENRVKSALLTLNFKFPPQKIIINLSPSDIPKRGSHFDLAIAILIALQKESFDESFFVFGELGLDGSVKSTNSLFSVLLFLSKQVISAKVIVPKSIALRAATIPNFRVFAVENLEDGIKFFMDEEFAKSCEVVGTHPLFANTLEILGKNYVPNLEFELDFSDIKGQARAKRASLIAAAGFHNVLYEGSPGCGKSMCAKRLRYILPPQSIDEVMLSAAYESLDNKDADFSALRPFRSPHHTSTRGSIFGGGSNLARVGEVALANGGELFFDELPHFGKQILESLREPLEDNRILISRVNSKTKYQTKFLFAAAMNPCPCGNLFSKTQSCVCSEMEIKRYKSTISAPLLDRIDLYVAMDEVSKDDKSSVTSQEMYEKVLYAFKAQKTRAQTELNAKLSDQDVGKICLLDSDAKSVLDMAISKFSLSQRGINKSLKVARTIADLAGKEVIGKSEILESLSFRVRSLG